In Streptomyces sp. 1222.5, a single window of DNA contains:
- a CDS encoding UDP-glucuronic acid decarboxylase family protein — protein sequence MVTGGAGFVGSHLCERLLSRGDDVVCVDDLSTGRAGNVAHLLDHPGFRFVHQDVTEGLEVSGRVDAVYHLASPASPRDYLRLPVETLLVGSYGTRNALELARRHGAAFLLTSTSEVYGDPLVHPQPESYWGNVNPVGPRSVYDEAKRFGEALTMAYRRTRGVRTTIVRIFNTYGPRMRADDGRAVPAFVTQSLAGLPLTVTGDGSQTRSLCYVDDLVTGLVRALEAGVPGPVNLGNPEEVTMRRLALTIREICGSSSEVTFVPRPQDDPMLRRPDISAARRELGWAPGTALADGLARTVAWFREASAPGALSLPDLVHSRPVPAPPTRRRRPASSGPTAGPDSPRKGDTIHDPAGTLRRQTAERGTA from the coding sequence GTGGTCACCGGCGGTGCGGGTTTCGTCGGATCGCATCTGTGCGAGCGGCTTCTGTCCCGCGGCGACGACGTCGTCTGCGTGGACGACCTGTCCACGGGCCGCGCCGGCAACGTCGCGCACCTGCTCGACCACCCCGGTTTCCGCTTCGTGCACCAGGACGTGACCGAGGGCCTGGAGGTCTCCGGCCGGGTCGATGCGGTGTACCACCTGGCCTCCCCTGCCTCGCCCCGCGACTACCTGCGGCTGCCGGTGGAGACCCTGCTGGTGGGCTCGTACGGCACCCGCAACGCTCTGGAGCTGGCCCGTCGTCACGGCGCCGCGTTCCTGCTGACGTCCACCTCCGAGGTGTACGGCGACCCTCTGGTGCACCCGCAGCCCGAGAGCTACTGGGGCAACGTCAACCCGGTCGGCCCGCGCTCCGTCTACGACGAGGCCAAGCGCTTCGGGGAGGCGCTGACCATGGCCTATCGGCGCACCCGCGGGGTGCGCACCACCATCGTGCGGATCTTCAACACCTACGGTCCGCGGATGCGCGCCGACGACGGCCGGGCCGTGCCCGCCTTCGTCACGCAGTCGCTGGCCGGTCTGCCGCTGACGGTCACCGGCGACGGAAGCCAGACCCGTTCGCTGTGCTACGTGGACGACCTGGTGACGGGGCTCGTGCGGGCCTTGGAGGCGGGCGTTCCCGGTCCGGTCAACCTCGGTAACCCCGAGGAGGTGACCATGCGCCGACTCGCGCTGACGATCCGCGAGATCTGCGGGTCGTCGAGCGAGGTGACCTTCGTTCCGCGGCCGCAGGACGACCCGATGCTGCGCCGGCCGGACATCTCGGCCGCCCGCCGTGAGCTGGGCTGGGCGCCCGGGACCGCGCTCGCGGACGGTCTCGCGCGCACCGTCGCCTGGTTCCGGGAGGCCTCCGCGCCCGGTGCCCTTTCCCTTCCCGACCTCGTTCACTCCCGGCCCGTGCCGGCGCCGCCGACCCGGCGCCGGCGACCCGCAAGCTCCGGCCCGACCGCCGGACCCGACTCCCCCAGGAAGGGGGACACGATCCATGACCCAGCAGGAACGCTTCGCCGTCAGACGGCCGAGCGAGGTACCGCTTGA
- a CDS encoding thiamine pyrophosphate-binding protein, with the protein MSATPDHHPWHVVAGTLADAGCDIVVGLPSDEPGLMDAARTTPGLRVLGVRDQRAGACAAIGHAAVSGRPAVLAVNSGPSFANALTGLLEASSLGAPVVVVTTRVPALGIGRGGFQHTDQAAMARPLTKWDFLVEDPRQLTWALRRAVHLAVNGGPGVVLVEIADEVLRAPAPERRPAPPVRRLRFAADAEEVRRAARLLTGARLPVVVAGGGCKPAGAGPAVRRLAELLAAPLFTTAAGRGLVDEEHPLACGLVGLYTTPPADRLLREADVVLAIGSRLEETARMGWDGLEDKTLIHVDVDPAVFHTAAEPEVALLGDAALVAGQLADAVVAEAPAVTAAGAARRADTAAVRAGMRARHTAVDGPDLTVPTALRLLQESVTRGATLVQENGLHDMWGYHHPVVSVGDGARVITPGEQTMVGFGLPAAVGAALADRTRRTVLVCGDGAFEMGLAALPTATELNLGLTVLVLDNRGYGWPRFVRAEEGAPDTLTRFTAPAYTDATVRALGGLTARCTTTAELAAALDDAAKAHAEGRTTVITVPVRDDDVPVGVRRVFDAGPPAGAAA; encoded by the coding sequence GTGAGCGCGACCCCCGACCACCACCCCTGGCACGTCGTCGCCGGCACTCTCGCGGACGCCGGATGCGACATCGTCGTCGGGCTGCCCTCCGACGAACCCGGACTGATGGACGCTGCGCGCACCACCCCCGGACTGCGCGTCCTGGGCGTGCGCGACCAGCGGGCCGGCGCCTGCGCCGCCATCGGCCACGCGGCCGTCTCCGGCCGGCCCGCCGTCCTCGCCGTCAACTCCGGACCCAGCTTCGCCAACGCCCTCACCGGCCTGCTGGAGGCCTCCTCGCTGGGCGCCCCCGTCGTCGTCGTCACCACCCGCGTACCCGCCCTCGGCATCGGCCGCGGCGGCTTCCAGCACACCGACCAGGCGGCCATGGCCCGGCCGCTGACGAAGTGGGACTTCCTCGTCGAGGACCCGCGGCAGCTGACCTGGGCGCTGCGCCGGGCCGTCCACCTCGCCGTCAACGGCGGCCCCGGCGTGGTCCTGGTGGAGATCGCCGACGAGGTGCTGCGCGCCCCCGCCCCCGAGCGGCGGCCCGCCCCGCCGGTACGCCGCCTGCGCTTCGCCGCCGACGCCGAGGAGGTACGCCGCGCCGCCCGGCTGCTCACCGGGGCCCGGCTGCCCGTCGTCGTCGCCGGCGGCGGCTGCAAACCCGCCGGTGCGGGTCCCGCCGTACGGCGGCTGGCGGAACTGCTGGCCGCGCCGCTGTTCACCACCGCCGCCGGACGCGGCCTCGTCGACGAGGAACACCCGCTGGCCTGCGGCCTGGTGGGCCTGTACACCACACCCCCCGCGGACCGGCTGCTCCGCGAGGCCGACGTCGTCCTCGCGATCGGCTCCCGCCTGGAGGAGACCGCCCGCATGGGCTGGGACGGCCTCGAGGACAAGACGCTCATCCACGTCGACGTCGACCCGGCCGTCTTCCACACCGCGGCCGAACCCGAGGTGGCCCTGCTCGGCGACGCCGCCCTGGTGGCCGGCCAGCTCGCCGACGCCGTCGTGGCCGAGGCGCCCGCGGTGACCGCCGCCGGCGCCGCCCGCCGTGCCGACACCGCGGCCGTACGCGCCGGGATGCGCGCCCGCCACACCGCCGTGGACGGTCCCGACCTGACCGTGCCCACGGCGCTGCGGCTGCTCCAGGAGTCCGTGACCCGCGGGGCGACCCTCGTGCAGGAGAACGGACTGCACGACATGTGGGGCTACCACCACCCCGTGGTGTCCGTCGGCGACGGCGCCCGGGTCATCACCCCCGGCGAGCAGACGATGGTCGGCTTCGGCCTGCCGGCCGCCGTCGGCGCCGCCCTCGCCGACCGCACCCGGCGCACGGTCCTGGTCTGCGGCGACGGCGCCTTCGAGATGGGCCTCGCCGCCCTGCCGACGGCCACCGAACTGAACCTGGGCCTGACCGTCCTGGTGCTCGACAACCGCGGCTACGGCTGGCCCCGCTTCGTACGCGCCGAGGAAGGCGCACCCGACACCCTCACCCGGTTCACCGCACCCGCGTACACCGACGCCACCGTCCGCGCCCTCGGCGGTCTCACCGCGCGCTGCACCACCACCGCCGAACTCGCCGCCGCCCTCGACGACGCGGCCAAGGCCCACGCCGAGGGCCGGACGACCGTCATCACCGTCCCGGTCCGCGACGACGACGTCCCCGTCGGCGTCCGCCGGGTGTTCGACGCCGGCCCGCCCGCCGGAGCCGCCGCGTGA
- a CDS encoding class I adenylate-forming enzyme family protein, translating to MTARPGGAAAPRLTVDGQHVPAAHLARLVDRTARRLTAAGAGPGRAAALASDHPLTAVVTALAADAAGAPLLLDGAAPARRIAAAAAVHATASGEPLVVARTRPLALPEETAAVFWTSGSSGDPKAVALPAGALAHQGRATAARMGITAQDRLLLPLPLRHAYGHSVLRVWRTTGAHLYAESGFHLRGTLTRLATDGITSLDGVPTMYRMLAAEAARDGESARLLAGLRIRGCGGDVLTPGLYDDFLAVTGAPLHDGYGLSEAGPNVALNAPGDLRPGTVGRLLDGVRARVAGPRREIEIASPGLMLGYLDPATGGLDRGAFTADGWLRTGDTGTVTADGWLTVGGRIKEILVVHGETVAPTVVEDAVRAAAGVVDAAVVGVRRGDRGDAVWAFVESSDADHAAVAGRVAEACRRHLPPHARPRTVRVLDALPRTGSGKHDRTRLRAWASATTAVAA from the coding sequence GTGACCGCCCGCCCCGGCGGGGCCGCGGCCCCGCGCCTGACCGTCGACGGGCAGCACGTCCCGGCCGCACACCTGGCCCGGCTCGTCGACCGCACCGCCCGCCGCCTCACCGCGGCGGGAGCGGGGCCCGGCCGCGCCGCCGCCCTCGCCTCCGACCACCCGCTCACCGCCGTCGTCACCGCACTCGCCGCCGACGCCGCCGGCGCGCCGCTGCTCCTCGACGGGGCGGCCCCCGCCCGGCGGATCGCCGCGGCCGCGGCCGTCCACGCCACCGCCTCGGGCGAACCCCTCGTCGTGGCGCGCACCCGCCCGCTGGCTCTGCCCGAGGAGACCGCGGCCGTCTTCTGGACCTCCGGCAGCTCGGGCGACCCCAAGGCGGTCGCCCTCCCGGCCGGCGCCCTCGCCCACCAGGGCCGCGCCACCGCCGCCCGGATGGGCATCACGGCACAGGACCGGCTGCTGCTCCCGCTGCCGCTGCGGCACGCCTACGGGCACAGTGTGCTGCGGGTGTGGCGCACCACCGGCGCCCATCTGTACGCCGAGTCGGGTTTCCACCTGCGCGGCACGCTGACCCGGCTCGCCACCGACGGCATCACCTCCCTGGACGGCGTCCCCACCATGTACCGGATGCTCGCCGCCGAGGCCGCCCGGGACGGCGAGTCCGCCCGGCTGCTGGCCGGCCTGCGGATCCGCGGCTGCGGGGGCGACGTGCTGACCCCCGGCCTGTACGACGACTTCCTGGCGGTCACCGGGGCACCGCTGCACGACGGGTACGGACTCAGTGAGGCCGGTCCCAACGTCGCCCTCAACGCCCCGGGCGACCTGCGGCCCGGCACCGTGGGCCGCCTCCTCGACGGAGTCCGGGCCCGCGTCGCGGGGCCGCGGCGCGAGATCGAGATCGCGAGCCCCGGCCTGATGCTGGGCTACCTCGACCCGGCCACCGGCGGCCTCGACCGAGGCGCGTTCACCGCCGACGGCTGGCTGCGCACCGGCGACACCGGCACGGTCACGGCCGACGGCTGGCTGACGGTGGGAGGCCGGATCAAGGAGATCCTCGTGGTGCACGGCGAGACCGTCGCCCCCACCGTCGTCGAGGACGCGGTGCGGGCCGCGGCCGGCGTCGTGGACGCCGCCGTCGTCGGCGTCCGGCGCGGCGACCGCGGCGACGCCGTCTGGGCGTTCGTCGAGAGCTCCGACGCCGACCACGCGGCCGTGGCCGGCCGGGTCGCCGAAGCGTGCCGGCGTCACCTGCCCCCGCACGCCCGCCCCCGCACCGTCCGCGTCCTGGACGCACTGCCCCGCACGGGCAGCGGTAAGCACGACCGGACACGCCTGCGGGCATGGGCCTCGGCCACGACAGCGGTGGCCGCATGA
- a CDS encoding GNAT family N-acetyltransferase, whose translation MTQQERFAVRRPSEVPLDRLVDLVRAYEEHTTGVAACTREDILLETGHPGYEDNSWCLTGPDGQVFAWAALTARGDTLDAALTVRPGRHAESAARTLLARLLDRADELTAQQGVRYALTVGGVLGGDAVVPSVLQEAGFSPGATAGQYTIDLTLPPLPPVLPDGGSIRQAGPDDLAALHTLHLTSRAKGPKTEDAGLFDARIRRLLDSGGAVLLLEVTGRPTGYVLTQAAESKEGRVLELAVAPAYRGLGIGYALLTAALAELRALGAARARVLLDTGDLHDPEALGRVLTVQAARTVTRFHRFDD comes from the coding sequence ATGACCCAGCAGGAACGCTTCGCCGTCAGACGGCCGAGCGAGGTACCGCTTGACCGCCTGGTCGACCTGGTACGCGCCTACGAGGAACACACCACGGGAGTGGCCGCCTGCACCCGGGAGGACATCCTCCTGGAGACCGGCCACCCCGGTTACGAGGACAACAGCTGGTGCCTGACCGGCCCCGACGGCCAGGTGTTCGCCTGGGCGGCGCTGACCGCGCGCGGCGACACCCTGGACGCCGCGCTGACCGTACGGCCCGGCCGGCACGCCGAGAGCGCGGCCCGCACCCTGCTGGCCCGGCTCCTGGACCGGGCGGACGAACTCACCGCCCAGCAGGGCGTGCGGTATGCCCTCACCGTCGGTGGCGTGCTGGGCGGTGACGCCGTGGTTCCGTCGGTGCTTCAGGAGGCGGGATTCAGCCCCGGTGCCACCGCGGGCCAGTACACGATCGACCTGACGCTGCCGCCGCTGCCGCCCGTGCTCCCCGACGGGGGAAGCATCCGGCAGGCCGGCCCGGACGATCTCGCCGCCTTGCACACGCTCCATCTGACCAGCCGGGCCAAGGGTCCCAAGACCGAGGATGCGGGCCTCTTCGATGCCCGCATACGGCGGTTGCTCGACTCCGGTGGTGCAGTACTGCTACTGGAGGTCACCGGCCGTCCGACCGGCTACGTCCTGACCCAGGCCGCCGAAAGCAAGGAGGGCCGTGTGCTGGAACTCGCGGTCGCTCCGGCATACCGCGGACTGGGCATCGGGTACGCCCTGCTCACCGCGGCACTCGCCGAACTGCGGGCCCTGGGCGCGGCCCGCGCCCGGGTCCTGCTGGACACGGGCGACTTGCATGACCCCGAGGCGCTCGGGCGCGTCCTCACCGTCCAGGCGGCACGGACCGTCACCCGTTTCCACCGCTTCGACGACTGA
- a CDS encoding HAD-IIIC family phosphatase has translation MLDAAWERCVRDLSGTVFGPEAFADLAPNRAAAPGVLQALRERHLIVPEGCDEEAALRASFTDRPESSGHDPAAAAAGSWPVTRYGLPPRLSDTAAAAAGAGEAVRVLLIGGCVTQFTEEPLHALGRELGLDVRIEHLWPGPSAGLARAVRRSRPDVTVYQPGVQPFLTGLFDGAHTCDDEERAHRLALMKNALTLAVRALADALEGSLGLVHNIAPPALSPFGRYDFAEEYGLRRLVAELNQHIDRCVRSHPHLMVVDEERLVARYGAAALFDDLVFPFGHHGGSVDPGDERPHQLPALGRALAGEYLACLRAHRGTGRIKLVVTDLDGTLWPGIAADDGFDWVDGDATSRWLHVGLHQALSVLKSRGVLLATCSKGDAHATLGVWEEAGGRLPLAPGDFVLHRINWRPKSENIADLCARLGFTPDQVLFLDDNPVERAEAAAALPGLHIAEGPVHGFRELLLTSAALEAGRRTEEAARRTDTTRAMLRREELRSGLDRDAFLRSLDVRVRVAEAGPEHLARAAELFNRTNQFTTTAWRTGPEELRRVLAEPGTRLHVAHVSDRFGDYGLTGACLVRGGTVTAFALSCRVIGLDVAVPFLVAALEDGAGGRRAALAGLAGRIVVTDRNTPARELFLDAGFGAAGDDGLHVLADPGRLPELSALPVAVLSAAAAGPGGP, from the coding sequence GTGCTGGACGCTGCGTGGGAGCGCTGCGTGCGCGACCTGTCGGGCACGGTGTTCGGGCCGGAGGCTTTCGCGGATCTCGCTCCGAACCGTGCGGCCGCCCCGGGTGTCCTGCAGGCGCTGAGGGAGCGGCACCTGATCGTGCCGGAGGGCTGCGACGAGGAGGCCGCGCTGAGGGCCTCGTTCACGGACCGGCCGGAGAGCTCCGGCCATGACCCGGCGGCGGCCGCTGCCGGGTCATGGCCGGTCACCCGCTACGGGCTGCCCCCGCGCCTGTCCGACACCGCCGCAGCCGCCGCGGGGGCCGGGGAGGCGGTGCGCGTGCTGTTGATCGGCGGCTGCGTCACGCAGTTCACCGAGGAGCCGCTGCACGCCCTGGGCCGCGAACTGGGTCTCGACGTGCGCATCGAGCACCTGTGGCCGGGGCCCTCGGCGGGCCTCGCCCGTGCGGTGCGACGGTCGCGTCCCGATGTCACGGTCTACCAGCCCGGTGTCCAGCCGTTCCTGACGGGCCTGTTCGACGGCGCGCACACCTGCGACGACGAGGAGCGGGCGCACCGGCTGGCGCTGATGAAGAACGCGCTGACCCTGGCCGTCCGCGCCCTGGCGGACGCGCTGGAGGGCTCGCTGGGCCTGGTCCACAACATCGCCCCGCCGGCGCTGTCGCCGTTCGGCCGGTACGACTTCGCCGAGGAGTACGGTCTGCGGCGCCTGGTCGCCGAGCTGAACCAGCACATCGACCGGTGCGTGCGCAGCCACCCCCACTTGATGGTCGTCGACGAGGAACGGCTCGTCGCCCGGTACGGCGCCGCCGCGCTCTTCGACGACCTCGTGTTCCCCTTCGGCCACCACGGCGGCTCGGTCGATCCGGGCGACGAGCGCCCGCACCAGTTGCCCGCGCTCGGCCGTGCCCTGGCCGGCGAGTACCTGGCCTGTCTGCGGGCCCACCGCGGTACCGGCCGGATCAAGCTGGTCGTGACCGACCTGGACGGCACGCTGTGGCCGGGCATCGCCGCCGACGACGGCTTCGACTGGGTCGACGGCGACGCCACCAGCCGCTGGCTGCACGTCGGCCTGCACCAGGCGCTGTCCGTGCTCAAGAGCCGGGGCGTGCTCCTCGCCACGTGCAGCAAGGGCGACGCGCACGCCACCCTGGGTGTGTGGGAGGAGGCGGGCGGCCGGCTGCCGCTCGCTCCCGGCGACTTCGTGCTGCACCGCATCAACTGGCGGCCCAAGTCGGAGAATATTGCCGACCTGTGCGCCCGCCTCGGTTTCACCCCCGACCAGGTCCTCTTCCTGGACGACAACCCCGTCGAGCGGGCCGAGGCGGCCGCCGCGCTGCCCGGCCTGCACATCGCTGAAGGGCCCGTGCACGGCTTCCGCGAGCTGCTGCTGACCAGCGCCGCTCTGGAAGCGGGCCGGCGCACCGAGGAGGCGGCGCGGCGCACCGACACCACACGGGCGATGCTGCGCCGCGAGGAGCTGCGCTCCGGCCTGGACCGGGACGCTTTCCTGCGCTCCCTGGACGTCCGGGTGCGGGTGGCGGAGGCCGGGCCGGAGCACCTGGCGCGGGCGGCCGAACTCTTCAACCGGACCAACCAGTTCACGACGACGGCCTGGCGTACGGGCCCGGAGGAACTGCGGCGTGTCCTCGCCGAACCGGGGACGCGGCTGCATGTCGCGCACGTGTCCGACCGGTTCGGTGACTACGGCCTGACCGGCGCCTGCCTGGTGCGGGGCGGGACAGTGACGGCGTTCGCGCTGAGCTGCCGGGTGATCGGCCTCGACGTCGCGGTGCCGTTCCTGGTCGCCGCTCTCGAGGACGGTGCCGGCGGGCGGCGCGCGGCTCTGGCCGGGCTGGCCGGCCGGATCGTCGTCACGGACCGCAATACCCCGGCGCGGGAGCTGTTCCTGGACGCCGGGTTCGGTGCGGCGGGGGACGACGGCCTGCATGTGCTGGCCGATCCCGGGCGGCTGCCCGAGCTGTCCGCCCTGCCCGTCGCCGTGCTGTCCGCGGCCGCGGCCGGTCCGGGTGGGCCGTGA
- a CDS encoding aldehyde dehydrogenase family protein, which produces MHSSVIEAGRDTSPTMRSNDRPAAPPRPFAAVADAVVPRFVDTLLRHRDELHGVLTRVATAQAANDELFRSLRALSGAPWELLRNAPRRLGRLATFLPSNNLLYSYVLFGVIPSLYTDEVRIRPSARVAPAAMAVHEILGPHLRGTGAGRIVMEPVSQKRFLADCARSDAVVFTGQPDNGRAVAAELPGDALLLTFGSGPNPLVVGPGADPDAVCRTVLDARLYNSGQDCLCTDIVFVHRSLVREVLPRLTGALATIRVGERGDPATRVAPLIYPDAVQDAAEFLSAYREFTVHGGRVDLTGGVVEPTLLHLPWQDAFHPPEFFSPVVLTMEYDDPRQITRWLHSAEERARGMYVSVFGEPALTGATRIATSVVCEERITFDVEDGNRPFGGYGPLAGSVHRNGTATGRPLLLSAEAAAGTRR; this is translated from the coding sequence ATGCACAGCAGCGTCATCGAGGCGGGGCGCGACACGTCGCCGACCATGAGATCGAACGACCGGCCGGCGGCCCCGCCGAGGCCGTTCGCGGCCGTGGCGGACGCGGTCGTCCCTCGATTCGTCGACACACTCCTGCGGCACCGGGACGAATTGCACGGCGTCCTCACCCGCGTGGCCACCGCCCAGGCCGCGAACGACGAACTCTTCCGCTCGTTGCGCGCTCTCTCCGGCGCACCGTGGGAGCTGCTGCGCAATGCGCCGCGTCGGCTCGGCCGGCTCGCGACCTTCCTGCCGTCGAACAACCTGCTCTACTCCTACGTCCTGTTCGGCGTCATCCCCTCGCTGTACACCGACGAGGTCCGCATCCGGCCCTCCGCACGGGTCGCGCCGGCGGCCATGGCCGTCCACGAGATCCTCGGCCCGCATCTGCGCGGCACGGGCGCCGGACGGATCGTCATGGAACCGGTCTCGCAGAAGCGGTTCCTCGCCGACTGCGCCCGCTCCGACGCCGTCGTCTTCACCGGGCAGCCGGACAACGGCCGCGCGGTCGCGGCCGAACTGCCCGGCGACGCGCTACTGCTCACCTTCGGCTCCGGCCCCAACCCGCTCGTCGTCGGCCCCGGGGCGGACCCCGACGCGGTCTGCCGTACCGTGCTCGACGCCCGGCTGTACAACTCGGGCCAGGACTGCCTGTGCACCGACATCGTCTTCGTCCACCGCTCGCTCGTCCGCGAGGTCCTGCCCCGGCTTACCGGAGCACTCGCAACGATCCGCGTGGGCGAGCGCGGCGACCCCGCCACTCGGGTGGCACCGCTGATCTATCCGGACGCCGTGCAGGACGCGGCGGAATTCCTTTCGGCGTACCGCGAGTTCACCGTCCACGGCGGCCGGGTCGACCTCACCGGCGGCGTCGTCGAGCCGACCCTGCTGCACCTGCCCTGGCAGGACGCCTTCCACCCGCCCGAGTTCTTCTCCCCCGTCGTGCTCACCATGGAGTACGACGACCCCCGGCAGATCACCCGGTGGCTGCACTCCGCCGAGGAGCGGGCGCGCGGCATGTACGTCTCCGTCTTCGGAGAGCCCGCCCTCACGGGCGCCACACGCATCGCGACCAGCGTCGTCTGCGAGGAGCGCATCACCTTCGACGTGGAGGACGGCAACCGGCCCTTCGGCGGTTACGGCCCCCTCGCCGGCAGCGTGCACCGCAACGGCACGGCCACCGGGCGCCCCCTGCTGCTGTCCGCCGAGGCCGCCGCCGGGACCCGGCGGTGA